The Dermacentor silvarum isolate Dsil-2018 chromosome 3, BIME_Dsil_1.4, whole genome shotgun sequence region CACACCGCTGCATTTCCGTCAGGGCTTCGTCACTTGTCATTCTTATTGAATGACACGGGAAACACGGGAATGACACGGGAATTTACACGGGAAACACGTGCACCTTGTTGTCCGTCCAAACCGCAACGGCATAAAAGCTTTTAAGTGTCAGATTTTGCATTTGTCTGGATTGGGCGCCTGTTTCCGGTCTGCGTGATATATCTCACAATAAAAGAACTCGGCATAACTCAGCCATTCATCGAGCTTTGAACCCAATTTTTCGCCGCCTGGTTTCTGCCGTTCGGCATATTATTGTTAAATAAATACCTGTAGTCATTCTTCGTAAAGAAGCTGCAAAGGGGCCTGCGGAACTTAATCGTCTGTAATGAACTGTTTCTAGCGTGCGGGCTGGTCTGGCCGTATCCCGGCACCCCTGAGCGCTTTCTCCTTAGCGGTCTTTGTACCTGGACACACGCCACAGCAATTGGCGAACGTCCGCTGGGGACGTTGGGCCAGAGCAGTTTGGGCACTCCACCGACTCTTCAGGTGCTGAACCATAGCCTCAGGTGACGGAATGTATAAGGGTCGCAACAGTTCGAAGTCTGTCGAGATAAACTTTCTCAACCCGAGCTAGATTGCGAGGAAGGGAGCGCACACAAGGGGGGATTTGAGCTCCGAACTCCTTTAGTGTGACACTGCAGCAGGTTCTCACACCGGACGCCGTCATCGCGCTTGCTTGCTCTTCAATAATGATCATGAAAAACaattaactttttttattgcggtgTGCACATCATCTTTGTCCGCTGCAGCAGTGCTTGCTGTACTCTCCGAAATACGTgcaggaacgccgttcctctcAGTGTCTGCGTGACGCATAATAAATCGCCGCGCAAAAATTTCTGAGCGGTGCGAATATTGCGCCTGAGCTCAGCGGCTAGCGCGCGTCCGGCTTTCAAGTGTGCCCATATGCCGCAGGAATGTGTGTTGCATCTCCCTGTGGTGGATGAAGTTCTTTTACGGCGCAGCTGTCTGTGGCtatagggttctatgcatttgtCGTGTCTGTCAACATATCTGCATGTGCGAAAACTCAGCTGCCGAAtctgatgcaaaatcgcttcgttctatgcaaaagcttatacgtatacatctcatcacttggatatgcattttcagtagattagttatcaataggtacCATTTTGAGTGAAACGTCAGTGTAACTTTTCCATAATTCGTTTTAAGAGACCTCGAAAGGAACCACCATACAAGTTTCTGCACCTTCcatcttttcaagcgaagcttgtattggctcgcaagtttcggtggcgttgtagtcacgcaaaaactcacgtgtggtgCATATCTGCATTGGATATGCGAGTATGAGCTAGGGATATGCGGATATGATCCatgcacaagaaagaaaaaaaagaaggaaggaaggaaagaaagttCTTTCTTTCGACGCCATGGTGCACGCTGAGCATGTTCGTGGCGTCCGTACGCTTGCGCGTAGACCGCGTTCAccaagtgaaacgtcactgtaacttttccATAATTAATTTTaaaagaaggaatgaaagaaagaaagagcaggtgtgGCGAAAGCTGCGCTGGcgctggatcacgtgacgcgcgcgaccaatcagggtcgtttggtgtgtcgcggggagggaaagggaaggaaaggggttTGGTGCACGCTCCGCCgggcctcagatcagtttcgggcACCGGGCGAGAACGcttgcgtggtgcgttccgccgaggagcaggctccgtttgagcaacggcgccgcgaactcactCGGGAATGACGGAAAaggactcgtcgtcgacgtgccgattataGCGTCAGGGTttccaaagcccaggcgaaacgtcaacgtcgtcttgccctccaaacaacccgacaatggtggtgcacacctcagcaacgctagcgccaagtTCCCCGGTGCGATGGCCAGGTTTCAACACCAGTTTTTCAACCGGAatgttcatgatagacatgttcggttgggtgatgcccaatgactacagcagacccaccataatcagagcttcgctggcttccattttcacagtagtggaatggctctgaattgttttctggttaacctctttgcctttcactttttgttttatctctctctctctctctctcgtagaAGTCACCGGGCAGCGTTAAGTGAACGCAGTTTGTGAATTGTGTGGCGTGTTCGATTCCCAGCAGTGGCGGCCAtgttccgatggaggcgaaatgcaaaaatgttcgTTTACCAAGCGTTGGGCGAACgctaaaaagaacaagaaaaaaaagaaaaaagaatagatCAATGTGGTCCATAATACTTCGCAGCCCCACCCCAACTCAGGCGTCTTTCATAGCCCCTATGCTTCGTtaacctcctaagaccccttgtacaatacattgcacattgccttcaacttgctttagaaattcactcggaagcgattacgcaaaatattcattctgggtatgaagtacggtgcacgtgcaactgtaaagaagtggtttgctcatattcatgtcatcCGCTTTCAAAAagtttgacactaaattgatctagacctctgtctCCTCCCAGATGGtggaaagcaaccttgaggtgtgtttcgaaatcaccgAGATTGCGTGTGAAagtaccggacgcggcagcaacatggcactgtactacacgtagttccatcttcatctccgcgtttatgcagcgaaatgcagtgaaatgcagtttttaccatagtaAACACGAGGATATTATGAATATAGTTATTATTTTCACTTAGATGGAGACACAGCTCCTGGCATTTAACagtggtatttaaattttaagaattgttttaaatgcgaagcatttcttggcgagatttgctactttgaccttatctatctagccgcctacgacttcatgctctcatggtcgtttcgttaacttggtatgtaccaaaattgacatactatgacaagagtatatgacaaacataaatgatttgtcatgacatgaatatcatgacatgcgtgtcatgtaggtcatgacaatgacccagcgaaaaagtttaacagtcaaaaaccactcaaatgggttcggacgtgggtactaagtgaaggaaacactacaggatgctggtagaagtaatagtcgtgagcatgactcagcaaaaatgacaatgactcagcgaaaaaaagattaacactcaaacacctGCATGCGCCCGTCACTTTCGCATGACCGCGTGCGCCGTGAgctgcatggaggaaggaaaaatataggagggagcataccgcaacgcgattgtcgccgactgtggtggcccaacacgtgatgaaaacgtcagagcacggaagGTTTATTGAAACCcttcaaataaacaaaaacaaaatcaagaggcaaaaagaaaaacaagaaaaaatctTTTTCCTTCTGCTTGTGAGCAGCTGCTGGCCGAGTGctcaccgaataaaaactaccggcaaccaaacgtctcggcaaatttcgattctccgtgatctcgacgcaagaggtcacgtgttgggccaccactgctggctacacgaagcgttcgcttgccaaggctggcttcgtgacgtaatgctccctcctatattttccttgcTCCATTGTAAGCTGCGATCTAATATTCCGGCAGCCATCAACGAGTCCACAAACTTTTATTCAGTTCCGAGCAACATAACTCCGGCGATGCCATTACTTGTAGCAGTGGCGGGTAGGTGCGCAGGCCGGACACATGCCTGCTCGGCGCTCGTAGTAGCACCGCGATGGACAGATCGGACACTCCGGCTCTGGGAAAAAAAATACGAACGTCACAATTATTACTTTACTGCCTGAATTATTAGTATTATTttgcttgaagaaaaaaaatttcaattGCACTAAAAATTTCTCGAATGCGAGTTCATAACATCCAAAGTTATTTCAACATTTGCTAATGCACCGTGTTCAATATGCCGGCTTGTTACAAAAGCAAACAAGGCATCGGCACCCGGACCCGACGCCATTACTTATACAATGCTTGCTTAAATCGCGTGCTGAATTACTCGATGTCTTTTTCACGCGGTGATATACGGGAGCGTGCCGAGTTGCCCGCATCGTGCAAGGCCAAGGTAGTTAGCTGCCTCGTTGAAGCCAGGGAAGGTAtcctcggacgatcactttcggcgatactatctcatccggttttgctcaaccaacCAAAAAGCGCGCACTGCAAGTGATTTTGCTGAAAGTGACCATGCGAGAATACGTCCCAAAGACGCACACGTCTATACAGCTGGAAGCATTCCGACCGGTTAGCTTGACAAGCTATAGCTGCGTCGTGACACTTGCCGATAAGCTGGTCGCTCTTTGTCTACAGTAGTGGcttgacgcaaaaaaaaaattatagggatgtttcacttcgtgaacgtggGAGTTTCCGGAGCTTCTAAGCTAAGCCGTCCTGCCTGACACACCAGCATTGTCGCAAGCCGCCTAGCACCTTCTTCGGAAATCTCGTGGGTTTGCCTAGCCCGCGCCTTTTGCCGGTCATTTTCAGCTCGTGCCCGGCGCTTCCCGttgacttcggggtcggtcgattCGCGCTCGGCGTGCCACCGCTTGCGTTGCCTCCCCGTTCTTCTCGCTCGACGCTCGGCCTCTCGATCGCcagacgaacccggtacatccatagcgcacacagagtccgtagcaactgccagaggagttGAGTCCAGCGCGCTtccgcctaccctcctcctccgcgacgCTCCGCCTCGGTCCTCCTCCCCACCTCCTCCGCGCGCTCCTCCGTACCTTCCCCGGCGCGTGCTCATCCTCTCCACCTCATCCGGTACCGTGGAACGATCCGTAAGCGCAAACTAAAGCTCTGAAAGTATTAGCGGCCGTAGTCTGCGATTTTAAACCAGCCCTTCAGAGCCTGCTGTCAAGCCTAGGTCACGAAACTTGCGACCAGTCACAGTGTACGATATACGGAAGGCACATCATCTAGTGCTCCTCTTGAATATAGCCTCAACATCGTTTTTTCAGAGGACGCTTCGTCATTTTTGGCATATAGGGtgttttttttcatgtttttttttaatcacatGTGGAAGATATAGCACAGCTCTAAcacttgagctaaattactcgatgaggcggacattactgtcACAAGCACTCAAATACGGTATCGACTGATTACCAAACTTTCACTAATTAATCTTTTACTAATTACTTTAAAACTTCATCACTAATTAATCTTTTTACTAATTACTTTACTGCAGATACTGCAATCTATGAACTGTAGCTaatgagtttgcaaggcatatcgacttgaaacgaattctgaggatggcatcGGTTTCGAGATATGAGCCGTCGAACTCGCGGAAAAAATGCACCTCtcctcttacgttttttttttttttattgtttttgtttttggtattttttttttgaaaacgctGGTTTATGCATTATGcaaaagtaacttgaacgccaatgTATTCTTGCGGTCACTTTGGacattaatatatcgaaacttatgtagtcctgagaattcgttccaagtgaatgtGCTTTGCGAATTCACCAGCTAGGATTCGTAAATTGCAAGATGTGCCGTAATGTAACTAATTAAAACGTTAATCAGGCCAATTTTGTTAAATATTCAATCaagtgttttgatttctcgtagaagtaatgtaCGCCCCATCGGGTATTTAGCTCAAGGGTTTGATTTGTGTTATCTGCCACCAACATGTTTTAAACATTTGgtgcagccaaaaaaaaaaaaagagaacagctGGCATATTTCTATCTGGGATGGGCGCGAAGCACCTTCAAGCTGGTGTAATTCCTAaggcgcgaaaaaaaaacgatgatgagacacacaaataaataaaactagCACCCTGTTTGTGTgtcttggtcttttttttttttgggggggggggggggagggggggcgatgAGAGCCTTAATCATTATTTCAGTTGGAGCTAGTTGGTCAGACATACCAGTATGTCTGACCAATTAGCTCAGACAAAAGCTACGCCACCTCCACACAAGTGCGGCTTTGAGGAGTCTATGGAACTTCCTCGGTTCCCGCTGCAACAACCATAGAAGCGCATCCTCGAGTAAATGCTCACCGCAGACGCAGATTCCGCACAGTCGAGGGAACGTCAAGCCGAGCTGGCAGGGACCACTGCAGGGCACAGTTGGTCCGCACTGGCCTGCGTACAACGCTGTGGTTTGCAATCGTCCGTCAGTAAAACGCACACATCGTCGTGCAGTCACGCTTCACTCGAGTGAGTGTAATACCATAGCATTATTACATCCTATCATTCGATGATTGCCTATCGACACCCACGCTACTTCTCGCGCCTCATGGTCGCTTGTGAGTTAGTATGACTTAATCAACAGCTACCGTCAGTTAGTCTACGTCACCTATAGTCCCATCTTGAACGCAACAGCCCAACGACTGCTGCTTTTTGTTTGTTGGTCATGATACGCGTACATATACACTGCAGTTATCGTTATTGAGATTTCATGACGCCATCGCTATTGAACTTACAACCACACTGACGATACCTAAGGGGATTCAAGTTTCTCTCGATAAGTAGAATATATAAATCATGGTGACGGTTATATTCACCATTCGAGTGTCCATGATTGACAACTTATAAAACGGAGTATTTCGCCGTGTTATTCGTGTAACTAACAAAGTTACGTTAATAGCTTAAAGCATGACCTTAAGTGGCCAACAGTAACTGAGCAGTTTTGCGCCCATCCATGATACAATCCAGCCGAGCGATGACATTTTATTATATAAGCTCTCGTGAACGCTAACGCCTATTTCCCATTCGAAGGCCCGCGGAAAGTGAAActggctcgaaaaaaaaaaaaacagcgcccaTGACGTCGATCTCGCCGCCTCCCACTTTTCGTCACGTTCCACTGTTTTGTCACAAACGGCATGGTCTCGCGAGCCGGTGCcttgcgattggtccgcttttGTAGctttgttaatcttttttttttctttttttcagcggcAAGCAACCTAGAGTTAGAATGCCGGGTTGCTACTCTGGAAATTGCCAAATCACGCCATATGGTCCAATTCGGCCATCTTCTCAGCTATGATTGGCCCACAAGGCTCTtatacggcctctctgattggctcaaaatgtcGCCATTACACAGTTCGTCAATGTGGTGGAATTTGACCGTGTCCAAAACAGCAACCTTGGTAGAGGCGACACTGACAACCGAAGACTTGCTGCGGCGCAGAATGGATGCACGATGGAATGACGGCGTCTATTTAGCGCGCCATCGGTATCAAGGCTGTGCGCTGCTACCGAAGTCAAAAATATAACTAAGGCCATCCGCAAAACGCCTATTCATAACCCCGTGCCAGTGGTGACGTTGCCAGCTTGTATAAATGCAATTAACGTGATCGAAGACCCAGGCGCTTTTTTTTAGTTGGTTTTGTTTTCAGCGAGCCTTCGAATGAGTAACATTTGTCCGCGTTTCTACCACAAGAGTTCCTTCAATGAACATCACTTccgattgggcaagttggtggcGACATACTGCTGGTAGTTTAAATAGTGCAAGAAGACGGAGATGGCCACGTACACCCAGGACCATCGCATTTATTGAAATTTCATCGCCCAATTAAATATAATGTCGTGCACGGACTCTGAAGTGCTCAATTCGCATCATTTTTAACACTATTCATTAAAACGTTAACGTCGCTTTGTTAATTACGCACATAGCTACGCAAATTACCCTTTATCTGGCTGCCAATCCAGACACTCGAATGCTAGACGTAACGTCACACTGATTCATATTGCTCTAGTTACTtttctattatttttttaatttgccttatctcggaggtcatgcctcCGAGATGAGGTGATCTTTTTTCAGTGCCGGTATCAAAAATGGCTATTTTAAGCGAGCAGGGAGCAGTGGTATATACCACTGATTTATAACGAATTTATCCAAAGTTAAGTTTCGTTGCCGTTGGCCTTTAAGGCCCTTGCGAGGTCGCTGGTATCAGTGATGATCTGCCAGATCAAGTTTTTGCTTACACAGCCTCCGGGATCGGAGCCACGACACCCCTGTTTGATCTGCACGTACAGTGAGTGGTGTTTAAAACATGGCGTCAATGACGTGCTCCGTGCTCCGCAATCGCTTCCGAGGCACGCAGCTACCAAAAGCATGTCCTTCGAGATTGGGCTTTGTTACCCAGAGAGAGCCATCGCTAGCGCATGAATTTGGACAACGCTTATGCTATCGCATTTTAGAAAAACGACTTACACCATAACGTTTATTCTTTGGTGGTCCTCTGCAACAAAAGGATTGAATGTTTTCGTCTGTCTTACCTTGCACCGTGTGTGCCAGGAATGCTGAAAATGCGAGCAAGAAGAGTGACTTGATCCCCATTGTAGCACACTGCAATAAAGAAAGCGACAAGACGAGCTCAGTGGATCACGTGCACTGAGGTGTTCCCGTCTATACAGAACACGCGAGTTCGTGTGATGCACGCGTATTGTAAACGTGAACCGCTTCGAGTAGCCTCGAGATGCATGTACTACTTTGTTACTGAAGAGTTCCTCGAGATCCCTGGAGTCAACGAGCATGTTGAGTGACACCATCGACAGTGCAAGCGTGATATACACGAAGTGCCTAGAAATCTACAGCAATACCCAAGCTCGAGAAACCGTCTAAGAAAGACGCGCGCATGAGACGGTTTGCGCAATGTCTCTATTAAAGACTTAATAAATactttaataaagttcattgtctgtctgtctgtttcagCTGTATTTGTAAATTACGTTTCTACAATACAAAAAAGCCAATCTTACTGTGAAAGGAGGCTTAATAAGCCAAAAGAGACGCAAGAACGAAACACGGTTGGCAACATTGCATTGAACTTCCCGCCAtagcaatgcctcctttactagtaaagAAGGCATTGGCCATAGGTTGCCGTGACGTTACTGACCTAGACGGCGTCCGCTCGGGCTCTGTTGACTTGTTTTCGGCTAATATTGACTGCGTTGTATTCTAAATGAGCCAAAGACTGAAATTAGCAGGTTTCAAGAACCATTACAGCGCCACAAAGTCCCAAAAACGCGCAGGTACTTTAAAACAGGTTAGTCTACACTGGCGTACCAGTGCTTGGGCTTCAGAGGGAAAATCGAATAACAAAAATTTGGCTGATTTTCTCTTCCAATAATCAACCTAACATCGCGACATTAACGAAAATTAGGTTTTGAAAGAAGAGTGCATAAGTCTAAACTGATTTACTGTTTCTCCTCCGCGTCTTGGCCCGCTTGCATTTACATACACAGCATCGCACAGCAGTGGATGTTTCCTTCTTCGTGTTCCGCGCAGCTGCTCGGAAAGTTTGCATCCCGTTAAGTAAACATTTTTACGGAGTCTAAAGTGCGTCGAAAGCTCGCCTGGTCGGGGAAGGTCCTGGCGCACTTGTAGAAAAGTACAGACATTGACCACATAAGGAAACTAAATggttaaaataagaaaaaaacacaaaactAATGTATGTATCTGCTCCCACACTCTATACTGACAATGGCGTTCTCATTGGCGACAGCAAAAAGGTAACAAAAAAGATTGTGGACCTCAAATGTGAAAAGTTTGTAACGACAACAGAGGTTTGCAAATCTACGCTTACGGCATTCAGAACAAAAGCGTCCGTGTGGGAGCAGAACACtcttgttttccttttgtttctttttaacaATATAGTTCCTTTATTAACCAAATAGTTACAGATGAAACCATATTTAGATTCTAATTACCGCCGCGTTTTACTGTACGCGAGACCCGTACCTGATTCTCGGAAACTCGGAATTCCATTCGTTCTATGTACACGTCCTCCGTTAGACATTTATGCCACAATGCCGACATAGACGCGCCATGCCTTCGGTGGCATTGATCGTTATCACCATCCCCATCGTTATCATAATCGCCATTGTCGACGATAACGATATGCCACCGCATCCACCACCAGATAAATTCGGGTTTGTGGCTCTCGGTCGGACAAGTACGAAGAAAGCACGCTCTATACGCAACTTACCTAAATTTTCCGTTCTATTAGGCCAATTATCGTTATCACCATCACCATCGTTATCATAATCACCGTTGTCAACGACAACGATACGCCACCATATTCATTCACCACCAGACGAATTCAGGTTTGCTGCTCTCGGCCGGACAAGCACGAAGACAGCGCGCTCTATACGCAACTTACCTAAATTTCCCGTTCTATTAGGCCAGCGTCGCTTAATAAAGCGCAGCGACCTCTTTCGGGGTTCCTTTTATCATATCCCCCTCCATCCGCACCCCACTCGCCCGAGAAGCGTGTTCGATCTCGGGTCCTCTCGCGCGCAGGGCCATTAATAAGAGCGAAGTGGCAGGCATGCCCACGTGGAGGGGGCCGTTAATTCGCGCCCTTCTTATCGATGACATATGCACCTTCGCGGCTCTAGCGACAGCACCAAAGGCAGTCAGAAAGGAATAGATGGTCGAAGCTCAGTAACGAACGCTGACACCTAATGAAATCGTAACTAATGGGCTAACAACGCGCAAAACGCGGACAGCTGGCACGCACGGTATTTTGGCACGTATATAAAAGCGGCACGTCTCCAATAAGGACAAGTACAAAGGTTCGCGAAATGAACGGCATGATCCGCAAAGGGCGCCAGCCTTTGTCCATTTTTCGTCGCAGACTTCTTTCGCGACGCCCATttgactttatttattttttcagcgCAATCTAGCAGCACGGGGGAGGGGCTGGGGCATATTTATTGGCCCATTTCGTCGCTTGTTTTCCCTATTGTGCGTCGTGCGATGTCCTTCTATTCTGGGCAACATGTGGCAGGCCGTTGATTGGAGCCCTGAGGTGCCCCTGTTTGGGGGCTCGACTCCCGAGAAGCATTGCCTATATAGGATAGTCTGCAATAAGAAAAAGTGTAAAATCTAAACAACGACACTCGGGACAAACTCCGCGTGATCGCTTCGACAGTGAACGTTTGGTATCGTTGTGGAGTTTCAGGTCCGCAGGCACGCTCGACCAGTCCAGTTGTCATTGACGAAGACTCTCTCTCtgtccctctctctccctctctccttccTCCTCTCTCACTATCTCTCTGTATGCAACGATGCACCATATTTGAAGCGAAGCATTCTTCGCCTCTTGCACCCGCTTTGTGGTAGGTGACTGTTACTGTCTTGCAGACCACGCAAGTTGGGTCACTGGCCTCgcgccactggttatgtgcccgaATAAACGACACGTGCCATTGTGCACGTGTGTGTATGTGTCTGTCCGGATAGACGACTTGTGTCACTGGGCATGTGCAAATGCGCATGTGGCACCGAGTGTGTAAACATTATTGCTCAGACCCGTGAACGTATGAGTGTCGTGCACAAACAGAAGAAGAGGCAAGAAATGAAGGAAGTCGGTAACcgcgaaaaatgaaaaaaaaaaaaaaagtgggctaTGGAGAAGTGAAGATGAAGTCGGTCTCAGAAGCAGCCGAATGTGGACAAAGAAGTGAGCCAAAGGGGACCACAGTGCACTTGCACTCTGAGCGAGTACCGTTCAGCGACGTAGAAGTGAAAAAGCGGAGACATCACAACATCAAAGAAATGTTCAGCAGCAAACATGAAAATAATTTTcagttcccgtttttttttttttttatctcccatTCCAACATATGTGTGGGATCCAacgacttccttttttttttctttttacctcgGGAGAAGAAGTCTTCACGCTACGCCGACATAAGATGGGCAGTTACCTTCCACAGCCCCCTTCTACACGCGATGTATTCCTCAACATATACAAGAGACTGCCGATTCTGCCATACGCCAAACACCCTCTACCACGCGGTCTGGGAATGCCACAACAACAACGCCCGTCCAAGTGCCAACATAAAACCAGTGGGAAGTCCAGCTGGTTGAAAAGCCCAAGTTCTGACGACCAGCCATGGCTGGTGATCAGAGCTAGGCTATCAGTACAGGCCCACGGCTACTTAGAATAGAGTAGCCACCCACCACCTGGAAACAACAGGTTGGtctcaaataaagtttattcactcactcacctcGTGTGGCTTAAggtgccacagaaaaaaaaaatccgtccGAAATCATGCCACGATGAAcgttgacgttaatgcgattagcattaaagcaatgtagcgacgcacCGTATCGGTACCGCAGACACACGAAAGTGGTCATCTCGCTGCCAACCGCAATGGCAAATAATACCACGTCAAAGttggcgcgcgactggccgctcgaggcattttgcgtgtattcgcggacttctttcacgctcggaaaagcacttttatgttgcacgtattgagcaaacagaaagctgtatcgggagttgttcatgTCGCTCTAAAATGTTCTCAGTGACACTTTtcctctaattataatatttgagaagttgattaactaattagactaattattcaattaggctggatgcaaaaaataatctgaatatctccaagcgacggcaaacaacgttacctttattctgtccagctacgtcgcattcgcatatttttacaTCTTGGAGCAAGATACTTGGGACACCCTTATATGTAGGCTCGAAAACATCGTTTTTTGAGCAAGCTTCTTGCTCAAGAAACTGCCTTCTCCTACCTAGAGAGCATCGTAGCGAGTCGCAAAAGGTGTCAAAATATAAGTCTCAACGATCGAGCGTgaattagtcgcagagtaggtaaaattaacCACGCTGCACCATACACGACACAGTTACCAGGACCGACCCACCTGGACTCCTGGTAAAAACAAAAGAATTAAAAATACGAAAGGTGTGTCAACGAAAGTCGGCGAGTAAGAAGACAATGTCGGCGTACATGAGCgtaaaaaatgtgaatgataaaCTCGACATAAATAACAGAAACAGATGGTCAAAAGAAATTTAATGTCTGAGAATGGCACGAAGAAAGAAGTGCAAATAATGCAAAAATATCACGTGTGAGCGCAATATGTGACTGtgaatttcatca contains the following coding sequences:
- the LOC119444153 gene encoding uncharacterized protein LOC119444153, producing MVTLQENGIETMTTSASMKDGVQEPRKRSLRFIKRRWPNRTGNLVCYNGDQVTLLARIFSIPGTHGASVVRRPVRTNCALQWSLPARLDVPSTVRNLRLRAGVSDLSIAVLLRAPSRHVSGLRTYPPLLQVMASPELCCSELNKSLWTR